Within Chelatococcus sp. HY11, the genomic segment TGCGTTGTGTCGCCGAGGGATGGCAGCCCCTTTGCGTGCGCCAGCGTGTAGGTGGTCACGATGAAAAAGACGGTGTTGTTCAGGATATAGGCGCCGGCCACCAGAAACAGCGGCCTTTTGTAGCGGAGCATGATCGTCATCAGCGGCTGCCGCTCGATACGCCCTTCCTTCTGCGCTTTCTCGAAGGCGGGCGTCTCGTGCAGCGTCTGGCGGATCACCCAACCGACAACGATGAGAACAATGCTCAGCAGGAAGGGAATGCGCCAGCCCCAGTCGGCGAATTGCTCCGCGCTCATCATCCCCCGCACCGCGAGGAATACGCCGTTCGCCATGAGCAGGCCGGCGGGGCTGCCGAACTGAGCCCAGCTCACATAGAGACCGCGCCGCTTGTGGGGTGCGTATTCGGCGGTCATGAGGGCGGCGCCACCCCATTCTCCACCGATGCCAAGCCCCTGTATGAAGCGGAGCGCCACGAGGACGAGCGGGGCCGCGATGCCGATACTTTCATAGTTGGGGAGAAGGCCGACGGCAAAGGTGCCGATGGCCATCAGCATCAATGAAATCACCAGTGCCTTTTTCCGCCCTACGCGGTCACCGTAGTGCCCGAAGAGCGCCGCGCCGATCGGCCTCGCGATGAACCCGACGCCAAATGTGGCGAAGGCGGCGAGCATCGCCGATGTATCGGACATGCCGGGAAAGAATTGCGGGCCGAGAACCAGTGCAGCCGCTATTCCGTAGATGTAGAAATCGTACCACTCGATCGCTGTGCCTACGAGGCTGGCCAGAACGACATGCGTCGGCCTGGAGTGGGGGGCTAGCGCTACAGCCA encodes:
- a CDS encoding MFS transporter, translated to MAVALAPHSRPTHVVLASLVGTAIEWYDFYIYGIAAALVLGPQFFPGMSDTSAMLAAFATFGVGFIARPIGAALFGHYGDRVGRKKALVISLMLMAIGTFAVGLLPNYESIGIAAPLVLVALRFIQGLGIGGEWGGAALMTAEYAPHKRRGLYVSWAQFGSPAGLLMANGVFLAVRGMMSAEQFADWGWRIPFLLSIVLIVVGWVIRQTLHETPAFEKAQKEGRIERQPLMTIMLRYKRPLFLVAGAYILNNTVFFIVTTYTLAHAKGLPSLGDTTQIALIAQLVGGLTLAVGVVAFSWLSDSVGRKRVILPFYFGWMLWIWPMFWLIDLGTPMAFITAIAIGTFMTSAYGPLGAFMLEQFDTRVRYTGAGVGQQLGSILGGGMAPMIAVQLNAVGGITAVQIYVVAVAIISAGCVMLLRESAALTTDELDDRVPPLGAQVQGEMASMPLALQAEAAG